Part of the Nicotiana sylvestris chromosome 2, ASM39365v2, whole genome shotgun sequence genome, tttgagacccatgaacagaagatataataataattctcatggggaatcaagaatatagacacccctagtatttctatgaatagagtcattatgaaggttgcatattttgctcgtttcatttgtattatttggatcatgtcAAAACGAAAAgaagggatatccttaacatacctagagtagggaaaaatccgtatgatattcttgaaaaaagtAGCACCGTACTCCATTAGAATCACAAATCTTACGTTGCTAATGTGTAAATAATTGTCGTTGGAATTGTTGAAAATTATATGAATCACATTGCTTACATTTTTGTGGGAGTTGTAGGAAATTAGAACGAATTTTGTAAGAAGTCACATTCTAATTTTGCAAGAGCTTCACGTCAGATTGTTTCGAAAATGTTAGAAGAGAAATGTGGTATTTAGCTTCACGTCAGATTGTTTTGAAAATGTTAGAAGAGAAATGTTGTTTTTTTGTTCAAAATTTTAGAATAAAATGTCTTGATATCATTATCCTATGTTCGACCTAATCTAATATGACCATGAGTCATTTTTTgttagtggcttgctgccacatgGGGTGGGGTGGGTGTTTTTAATCTTTAtctacttattaggtaattaggtaatgtcccattatccgataattaaccaattacccacataattaagaattatctcaaactaCTTAAGAtcacatttttaatatactttatacatcatactatcgtggtcatatggtactaatcgataaatatcaggtattataacttggaccgtattttatcccaaatcaacAACcctcaacgaaactcattttttttaattcgTGTATCCTATATCATTCATTTCtattacttatcacttgttataaatagcataaatacattaacctcaagataatcttatCCCCcaagtctacgtcgattaactgaagacgaaactttaacatacgaaaacgcgagatgtaacactcttaaacaaacattcgtcctcgaatgggtcTAGAAACATATATGGAGTCTCAAATAgttgtggatatctgctccgtatctcccgctcggtctcctaagtAGCCTCCTCAACTGGCAGACCTCTCCAccgcaccttcactgaagctatatcgtttgacctcaactttcgaacctgccgatCCAAAATGGCCATCAGCTCCATACcgtaagtcaaatcaccatctaactaaactgtgctgaaatccaagacATAAGACGGATCATCGacatacttccagagcatagaaacgtgaaatactggatgcacactcgacataTTAGGTGGGAAtgcaagcttataagccacctctccaatcctctaaagtacctcaaatggcccaatataccgagggctcaacttgcccttcttcccgaatctcataacactcttcatgggtgaaaccttgagCATAACCTTCTCCCCAATCATTTaggcaacatcacgaaccttcctattGGCGTAACTCTTCTAAATATACTGTATTGtgtgaagcctatcctgaatcaatttaaccaTGTCCagtgcatcctgaaccaagtccgtACCTAATAACCAAGCCTCACCCAGCATAAACCAAGCCACCGGATATCGACACCGTCTCcaatacaaagccttatatggagctatcttaatgctcgactgataattgttgttgtaggcaaacttcgcGAGCGGTAGAAAATGATCCCTTGTatctccaaaatcaatgacacaagcacgtagcatatcctccaatatctgaatagtgcattATGATTGTCCGTCCGCatgagggtgaaatgctatacttaactcaacctgagtgcccaactttCACTGTACGGCTCTCCAAAATTGCAATGTAAATTGCGTGCCctgatctgaaatgatagacactggAACCCCGTGAAGGCAAACAATCTCgcggatgtaaatctcagccaaccgctccaAAAAATAAGTAGTACCAACCAGAATGAAGTGCGGGGACTTGGTCAGAtgatccacaatcatccaaatagcatcaaacttcctcgaagATCGTTGGAGACTAAATACAAtatccatggtgattcgctcccattTCTACTTTGGAATATCTATCCTCTGAAGTAATCCACCCGATATCTCATGCTCATCCTTTACCTGCTGATAGTTACGGCACTGggctacaaaccccactatatccttctccattcttctccaccaatagtgttgcctcaaccctggtacatctttgcggcacccggatgaatggaataccgcgaactgtggacttcctcaagaatcaactcacgtaacccatctacattgggcacacatattcgtccctgcatcctcaacaccccattatCTCTAATAAAAACATCACTGGCATCACCGTACTGCACCTTGTCATTTATAACAAGTAAATGAGGATtatcatattggcgctctttgatacgatcaaataatgaagaccgagaaaccacacaagccagaACCTGACTGAGCTCCAAAACATCTAATCTCataaactggttggccaaggcttgaacatcaactgcaagcagtctctcactaACGGGAAtgaatgcaaggctacccatactcagtgtcttcctactcaaagcatcggccaccacattggtctttcctaaattatacaaaatagtgatatcatagtctatTAGCAGTTCCAACCATCcccgctgcctcaaatttagatccttctatttgaacaactgctggagactccgatgatctgtgaatacctcacaagacacaccattgagatagtgcctccaaatcttcaatgcgtaaaCAATGGCAGTCAACTCAAAATCATGagcatggtagttcttctcatgtggcTTCAACTGGCTAGAAGCATAAGTAATCACTCTATcctcctacatcaaaacacaTCCAATATCGTCCCGAGAAGCATGATAATATACTGGATAAGAGCCTGAAgctgaaggcaaaactagaactagagttgtggtcaaggtagtcttgagcttctgaaagctcttcccACACTCATCCGAgaacctgaaaggagcaccctttagggtcaatttggtcaagggcgatgcaatagacgagaaacccAACACGAAGTGACGATTATATCCTACCGACCCAagaaaactctgaatctctatagctgaggatggtctgggccaactctgaaccgcttctatcttctttggatccaccttaatcccctcaACAGACACGACATGCCCAAAAaatgccactgaactgagctaaaactcacacttggagaacttggcataaagcttgataagtggggattttgactacttattagtgccttttttgcttttgttttagtccaaaagtgTTTAATTGTAATCCTGAAAACTGATGAGATATGCTTAATTGCAGGAGTATTTGGAAATTAGCCACAAAGACGAAATCCAACTCAAAAAGAAGTGTTCTGAACTCAAGGAAAAAAATAAGGCTCAATGTCCCAAGTGCTGACTGCAGATTTCCATCTGCGGCCACAGAATGCAACGGGAATCCATCAGAGCCTCAGTACAAAGTCTAGAACGCATAATTAATGTGCTTCTAGGAGAAGCTACCCAAGAGTAGATGTTTAGAGAGTTTACATATGAAGATCAAAGGAAGTGCAGACCACACAactattgtgcggccgcagaagtcaGCCACGCAGTTGCACTCAGAATTGTGCGATCTGTAGAACATGAGACATGCGGCCGCATTCCAGAATTGTGTGGCTGTAGATTCCACTCCTATCAAGTCTGAAGacaagtgcggaccgcacatggaattgtgcagtCGCAGAACCCAAAATAGTCTAGCCCGAAAGGGCAATTTTGACCAAAATTTCCAGCTTTGTATAAATAGTCTAGTTTCAGAAAATTAGCTGAAGTTTTGAATATTGGAAATCCCGTAGCGAGATTTTTAACTAGGATTGTGACCCAACCATAGTGTGTAAACCAAATAGGTATTTAATTTATGGCTTGTATATGGTTGGGTGTTAATTATTTATCCgtgttctttcttttaattgtagaattaatggttgcaaacattagttcatacctatttgacttggtctctacttgagaaagagagacttagtctaggaaaaccTGGCTAACAAAAATTTAGGATGATATCAagaaattgatagtcccaattaaagggttgaacctagagatagtaaaacctgACTTGAGCATTTTATAAACTATTTggttcaatacccatttggacttgagaaagccaaattgggcaaaatcactctctaacCGAGAGATATTGAGTGGACACTTGAatgttgatagctataatacaccccaacCAATGTAACAAGATTTAAAGTTTACAACTAGTTAGGCAAATACCTAGGTAAAGGTCATAGCCCTAGGCCTTTTACACTATTTGAAAAATATCCAAAAATAATATTCCCAAGTTTTATATCTTTAGAATTGTAATATTTAGCGTAATTTTAGAAGTACAAAAAAATCatatttgtggaagtgcaatttagATACTTCACATGCTTAGTCCAAATATATACTATTTTATCACATTCATATAGCTCCCTGTGGAATTCGACCTCGACTCTattgggtattactattgcatcaGCCGTTTCATAACCTTAAATAGAGGTGTGACTTGGACGAGATCAATtattggcgccgttgccggggagctaaaaccgaatttagctatatatttggttttgtgtgtgaATTGTCTTATTTTCCTTCCGCGTTACTAATCTTTTTTTGGTGAAACAATTGTAGGTGGAACAATGGCTCTCAACAACAATGATCCACTCAGAAACATGCATATGGGGTATGTGGGCGTGGAAGATGATCAAGTtgaagaggttcctcttgaacctcaagcaaatagacgAAGCCGAACGCCATAAGACAATGTTCCCGTTACACCCCCACCTCCACAAAGAGAGGATCCATACCGGGTGTTGCTGAATGAAGGATACAGAAGTGCCATAGTCCGACCCCGCATTAGGGCGAGCAACATTCAAATTACAAATGTTGTGCTCACATTGCTTTAGAAACTGAGATTCTTCaccggggctccaaatcaaaatGCGTACAAACACTTGAAGAGGGTTGTGGACACTTGCTGGGGGAGTAAACAGACAATTGTCTTTGAGGATGCTTTACGGTTGAGGCTATTTCCTTTCTCTCTATGGGGGAGgccttggattggttagaaagatTGCCAAACCATTATATCCATACATAGGATGAATTGGCGgagaaatttatttccaagttcttttctcccagTTATATGGCTACTCTTATAGACGAGATTCTAGCATTCAAACAAGAACCCAATGAGCCTCTGCATGAGATATGAGAGAGGTACCGAACTATCGTGAAAGAGTGCCCAAGAAATAACATGacggaggctatgattcaacaaacattCTATATGAGGATCAATACTACTAATCAATGCGTGGTCAACCAACTTGCCAGCGGAAATTTCATGACAATGTCGTATGCAAAAACTTGTGAGATTCTAGATGAAATGGTGAATACTTCATCgacatggcaaagtagagcaaatTTTCCTCAAGGTGATCCAAAAGTGATTCACTTTGCATAACGAAttgcatgatcatgggcaagcaatTGTCGAGTTGACCACCACAATAAATCAATTAGCCAAGGCTCAAATTCAACATGTGCAAGGTCCTAAGGAAGTCAATGAAATGGAGGGAGTTAGTATGATGGTAAATAAGAGAAGGCAAAAGGGTCCTTAAGTGTAAAACCATGTGGAAAATTATTTACAAGATGATATTGGGTTTGATCAAGATGAACCGTACAATGAATAAGAGGAGGAAgtacaatatgtgaacaacttcAAAGGGAAAATAAACAAATCTCAAGGCCTGAATCATCAACAATGGCGACCTCAAGGAAATCAATGGAATTGGAATTCAAACAACGAAGGTAATTGGAAAAGTGTTAACAACCAAGGTACCTGGAatcatcaaaacaatcaaggaaattggaatggttaAAAAAACACAAGGCAATTGGAGTGGAAATAATCAAGGATATTTGAGAGTCAAcaaccaaggagggtggaacattAACCAAGGGAAttaggggtcgggttttcaaaAGCCTCTGATGTATCAACAAGCGAGCAACCTGCCTCCTTATTCTTCCCAAGGTcgagttcttccaacaatgagatgggacgAACTAATAACATGTTCAAataaatgatggagaagaatgccgaCTCCGATGTCCAGCTAGCCTCTTAGAAGACTTCAATTCACAATTTAGAAGTTCAATTGGGGCAAATCTCGTAAGCTTTACACAATCGTCCTAAGGGGGTACTACCAAGTAACACGTTGATGAACCCAAAGAGTGGGAACAACATGTGACATGCCATGGTTGTTACTACAAGGAGTGAAAAAGGTAGGAATGCAAACACCACAAGTCAAAAAAAACTATTGGATGATGAGCAATTGGTACAGAAAGATGAGATCTCAAACAATGAAGTGCAAGAAAATGATGAGATAAGAATTGATATTGATGACAATGTGGAGGAGTCTCATGATGGActgaacccgtctagggagcaCATTGTTGACATACTGGAACTGGtagtgccaaaggctaaggcaccaatgccTAGGCCTCttcctccataccctcaaaggcttgccaagaaaaatggcaagaaccaattcaaaaagttcattaaCATGATGAAGAGTCTATCTATCAACGTTCCATAGGTTGAGGCTTGGGAGAAAATGCCCGGTTATGCTAAGTTCATGAAGGATTTGGTGACAAAGAAGATCTCGAttaattgtgaaactataaagattaCTCATCAAGTGAGTACAATTGTGCATTCCATGGCTCCTAAATTGGAAGATCATGTCGCTTTCACAATCCcttgtaccattgggagtgccgactttgctaaagctctttgtgatcttaGGGAACGTATCAAATCAATGACTTATTCGATTTTTAAGATTTTGCGAATTGGGCAACCAAGATCCACATCTATGAGATTAGAAATGACGGATTGTACCGTGAAGAGACCGTTGGGTAtcattgatgatgtgttggttccTGTTGATAAATTTATTCTCCCCGTGGATTtttttattcttgattgtgaggttgattatgAGGTGCCGATTATTTTTGAGAGACCTTTCCTTGATATAGGGAAGTATCTAGTTGATGTTGAAGCCGGAGAGCTTACTTTCTGGGTTAGTAATGAGAAGGTGATTTTCCATATGTGTAAGTCTATGAGGCAACCCAATAGCAATGAGGTGTGATCTTTTGTGGACTTAGTGACCGATGTGATTATTGATGAAATAAGTGTCGTGATGAATGTTGAGGATACTTTAGAGGTCGTCTTACTCAATAGTGATAATAAAGAAGTGGTGGGTTACGTGTAATGTATGAACGCTTTGCAAGGAATAAggtcgtacactt contains:
- the LOC138884959 gene encoding uncharacterized protein, with amino-acid sequence MPGYAKFMKDLVTKKISINCETIKITHQVSTIVHSMAPKLEDHVAFTIPCTIGSADFAKALCDLRERIKSMTYSIFKILRIGQPRSTSMRLEMTDCTVKRPLGIIDDVLVPVDKFILPVDFFILDCEVDYEVPIIFERPFLDIGKYLVDVEAGELTFWVSNEKVDSTLWCYKRGKAIRWTLADIQG